Proteins co-encoded in one Halorussus vallis genomic window:
- a CDS encoding cupin domain-containing protein: MKPPEGFLRPITVLREENGWEEPMATPKNEDAGEGQDWNWELTEHLEQADRTTDDRLGIGRRPLLKALGAGAALSVGSNTAIADDTEDDGERVDRAKRFETEVNQAEGFETEVVAPHATFPDDVAAAYGVAYRDGAAELAFVPDASTVVLVRARLEPGGTSGWHVDRGPAIAVVVEGEIDVTFGDRCVTRTYTAGEAVVATGKHADIVENASDTQPAMAYIIFLGVPAGEPPSNPVEPPDC; the protein is encoded by the coding sequence TTGAAACCACCGGAGGGGTTTCTGAGGCCGATAACGGTTCTCCGGGAGGAGAACGGGTGGGAAGAACCCATGGCAACACCAAAGAACGAAGATGCGGGGGAAGGGCAAGACTGGAACTGGGAACTAACGGAGCACCTCGAACAAGCCGACCGCACGACCGACGACCGGCTTGGAATAGGACGACGTCCGCTGCTGAAAGCGCTCGGTGCTGGCGCTGCGCTCTCGGTGGGCAGTAACACGGCGATTGCCGACGATACCGAGGACGACGGAGAGCGGGTCGACCGGGCGAAGCGTTTCGAAACCGAGGTAAACCAGGCGGAGGGCTTCGAGACCGAAGTGGTCGCACCCCACGCGACCTTCCCCGACGACGTGGCTGCGGCGTACGGCGTCGCCTACCGGGACGGTGCCGCGGAACTGGCATTCGTCCCTGATGCGTCGACCGTGGTGCTCGTCAGAGCACGCCTCGAGCCCGGAGGGACGAGCGGCTGGCACGTCGACAGGGGACCGGCCATCGCCGTCGTCGTCGAAGGTGAAATCGACGTTACCTTCGGGGATCGGTGCGTCACCCGCACCTACACGGCAGGAGAGGCGGTCGTCGCTACCGGGAAGCACGCCGACATCGTCGAGAACGCGAGCGACACCCAGCCGGCGATGGCGTACATAATCTTCCTCGGCGTGCCCGCCGGTGAACCACCGTCGAACCCCGTCGAGCCGCCGGACTGCTAA
- a CDS encoding zinc-dependent alcohol dehydrogenase family protein — translation MRAAVLEEYGEPLRIEDVDRPEPAADGVVVETEACGICRSDWHAWQGDWDWIGAKPPKGQILGHEPAGTVVAVGEDVTRLEEGDSVAVPFNLSDGTCPECRTGHSNVCENLLPLGFAEAAPGAFAEQVHVPAADQNAVALPDGVSPVAMAGLGCRFVTAFHGLVHRADVDAGDWVAVHGCGGVGLSAVHIADALGANVVAVDLADEKLAKAEELGAAATVNAAETENVPRAVKGITDGGAHVSVDALGIAETCRNSVTSLRRRGQHVQIGLTTKEERGSVELPTDAMVMQEVDFLGSFGMQPPRYDEIFRMVEKGALDPSAVVSETVTLDDVPEKLAAMSDYETMGIPVVDEF, via the coding sequence ATGCGCGCCGCAGTCCTGGAGGAGTACGGGGAACCGCTACGGATAGAGGACGTCGACAGGCCCGAACCGGCCGCGGACGGCGTCGTCGTCGAAACCGAGGCCTGCGGCATCTGTCGGAGCGACTGGCACGCCTGGCAGGGCGACTGGGACTGGATCGGCGCCAAGCCGCCGAAGGGCCAGATTCTGGGCCACGAACCCGCGGGAACCGTCGTGGCCGTCGGCGAGGACGTGACTCGCCTGGAAGAAGGCGACAGCGTCGCGGTCCCGTTCAACCTCAGCGACGGCACCTGCCCGGAGTGTCGGACCGGCCACTCGAACGTCTGCGAGAACCTGCTCCCGCTCGGGTTCGCAGAGGCCGCGCCCGGCGCGTTCGCCGAGCAGGTTCACGTCCCGGCCGCCGACCAGAACGCCGTCGCGCTCCCCGACGGCGTCTCGCCGGTCGCGATGGCGGGGTTGGGCTGTCGGTTCGTGACCGCCTTCCACGGCCTGGTCCACCGCGCCGACGTCGACGCCGGCGACTGGGTGGCGGTCCACGGCTGCGGCGGGGTCGGCCTCTCTGCGGTCCACATCGCCGACGCGCTCGGCGCGAACGTCGTCGCGGTCGACCTCGCCGACGAGAAACTGGCGAAGGCCGAGGAACTCGGCGCGGCCGCGACCGTCAACGCCGCCGAGACGGAGAACGTCCCCCGAGCGGTCAAGGGAATCACCGACGGCGGCGCGCACGTCAGCGTCGATGCGCTCGGCATCGCCGAAACCTGCCGGAACTCCGTGACCAGCCTCCGGCGGCGGGGCCAACACGTCCAGATCGGCCTCACGACGAAGGAGGAACGCGGGAGCGTCGAACTCCCGACCGACGCGATGGTGATGCAGGAGGTGGACTTCCTCGGCTCGTTCGGGATGCAACCGCCCCGGTACGACGAGATATTCCGGATGGTCGAGAAGGGCGCGCTCGACCCCAGTGCGGTCGTCTCCGAGACGGTGACCCTCGACGACGTGCCCGAGAAGCTCGCCGCGATGAGCGACTACGAGACGATGGGCATCCCGGTCGTCGACGAGTTCTAG
- a CDS encoding enoyl-CoA hydratase/isomerase family protein — MSDQPTTLEIDDGVATITLNRPGRRNALSEEVSAGVRDALDEIAETDDARCVVVEGAGEAFSAGGDVDAMRERFESDEPLDEQVLRLERTTSETIARLATFPLPTVAKVDGVAFGAGANLAIACDLQLASDDAAVGFGFRQVGLSVDAGTSYLLPRIVGENVAKELVFTGELVEADRALDLGLVNHVYPADEFDDRADELITRIASGPTVALRHAKRLLGEGFDKSVERAMSDEATAQGIVFETDDHAEGVRAFLEDRRPEFEGR, encoded by the coding sequence ATGTCAGACCAACCCACGACGCTCGAAATCGACGACGGGGTCGCCACGATAACGCTGAACCGCCCCGGCCGGCGCAACGCCCTCTCGGAGGAAGTCTCGGCCGGCGTCCGCGACGCGCTCGACGAAATCGCCGAAACCGACGACGCCCGGTGCGTCGTCGTCGAGGGCGCGGGCGAGGCCTTCTCGGCGGGCGGTGACGTCGACGCGATGCGCGAGCGCTTCGAATCCGACGAACCGCTCGACGAACAGGTGTTGCGCCTCGAACGGACCACGAGCGAGACGATTGCCCGACTGGCGACGTTCCCGTTGCCGACCGTCGCCAAGGTCGACGGCGTAGCGTTCGGCGCGGGGGCGAACCTCGCCATCGCCTGCGACCTCCAACTCGCGAGCGACGACGCCGCCGTCGGCTTCGGGTTCCGGCAGGTCGGCCTCAGCGTCGACGCCGGCACGTCCTACCTGCTCCCGCGCATCGTCGGCGAGAACGTCGCCAAGGAACTGGTGTTCACCGGCGAACTGGTCGAGGCCGACCGGGCGCTCGACCTCGGCCTGGTGAACCACGTCTACCCCGCCGACGAATTCGACGACCGGGCCGACGAACTGATCACGCGCATCGCGTCCGGCCCCACGGTCGCGCTCCGGCACGCCAAGCGGCTGCTCGGCGAGGGGTTCGACAAGTCCGTCGAGCGCGCGATGTCCGACGAGGCGACCGCCCAGGGCATCGTCTTCGAAACCGACGACCACGCCGAGGGCGTCCGGGCGTTCCTCGAGGACCGCCGACCCGAGTTCGAGGGGCGGTGA
- a CDS encoding ABC transporter ATP-binding protein: MSAETDADDARTEPKTAPDSESATYGPDDGLLVLDGLTKRFGGLTAVDDLSFAVEEGEILGFIGPNGAGKSTTFNCVTGTYPPTEGTVWYRGEDVTGEPAYEMVGRGMARTFQSFRPLEDRTIVQNVALALIPDRILSLSGLRGETRQRATRICERVGLGDRLNQFPDELPHAGLLRLELGRALATGPDLLLVDEPFAGLSNQEVGEISELLESLRDDGITLVVVDHNMRGLLSLIDRALVIQFGSKIAEGRPEEIKRNPRVQEAYLGGDSL; encoded by the coding sequence ATGAGCGCTGAAACCGACGCCGACGACGCCCGAACCGAGCCGAAGACCGCCCCCGACTCCGAGTCGGCGACGTACGGGCCGGACGACGGCCTCCTCGTCCTCGACGGCCTGACCAAGCGGTTCGGCGGCCTGACCGCGGTCGACGACCTCTCGTTCGCGGTCGAGGAGGGCGAGATACTGGGGTTCATCGGGCCGAACGGCGCGGGCAAGTCGACGACGTTCAACTGCGTCACCGGCACCTACCCGCCCACCGAGGGCACGGTCTGGTACCGCGGCGAGGACGTCACCGGCGAACCCGCCTACGAGATGGTCGGGCGCGGGATGGCCCGTACCTTCCAGTCGTTCCGGCCGCTAGAGGACCGGACCATCGTCCAGAACGTCGCGCTCGCGCTGATTCCCGACCGCATCCTGTCGCTGTCGGGCCTGCGCGGCGAAACCCGACAGCGCGCGACCCGCATCTGCGAGCGGGTCGGCCTGGGCGACCGACTGAACCAGTTCCCCGACGAACTGCCCCACGCAGGCCTGCTCCGACTCGAACTCGGCCGGGCGCTCGCGACCGGCCCCGACCTACTGTTGGTCGACGAACCGTTCGCCGGCCTCTCGAACCAGGAGGTCGGCGAGATATCCGAACTGCTGGAGTCGCTCCGGGACGACGGCATCACGCTCGTCGTCGTCGACCACAACATGCGCGGCCTGCTCTCGCTCATCGACCGGGCGCTGGTCATCCAGTTCGGGTCGAAGATCGCCGAGGGTCGCCCCGAGGAGATAAAGCGGAACCCCCGCGTCCAGGAGGCGTATCTGGGAGGCGATTCGCTGTGA
- a CDS encoding acyl-CoA dehydrogenase family protein gives MAFQLSDEQRAIRQAVRKFGEEEIRPVAREHDETGEYPADLVEKAAELDFVAPNVPHEYGGAGMDTLSSIIVTEELWRADPGIGSAIGSRGFGSSMIRKYGDEWMKDEWLTRIASGDSACCSCISEPAHGSNVAGIETRAEKDGDEYVIDGNKMWITNGTVADVAVVMTKTSPGEGHRGITAFLVPTDLDGFRTEKIDNKLGIRASDLAEVVLDGVRVPEENVIGEVDKGFYQLMDFFASGRASVAAQAVGAASAALDAALDYAQEREQFGQKISEFQAIQHKLAEMATNVEAARSLTYRAASYVEDGDDRLATRFASMAKLFASEHAVDVADEAIQVHGGAGYVTDHPVERYYRDARITKIYEGTSEIQKNIVADDLL, from the coding sequence ATGGCATTCCAACTGTCAGACGAACAGCGGGCAATCCGCCAGGCGGTCCGGAAGTTCGGCGAGGAGGAGATCCGCCCCGTGGCGAGGGAACACGACGAGACGGGCGAGTACCCCGCCGACCTCGTGGAGAAGGCGGCCGAACTCGACTTCGTCGCGCCCAACGTCCCTCACGAGTACGGCGGGGCGGGGATGGACACCCTCTCGTCGATCATCGTCACCGAGGAACTCTGGCGGGCCGACCCCGGCATCGGGAGCGCCATCGGGAGTCGCGGGTTCGGCTCGAGCATGATACGGAAGTACGGCGACGAGTGGATGAAAGACGAGTGGCTCACCCGCATCGCGTCGGGCGACTCGGCGTGCTGTAGCTGCATCTCCGAACCGGCCCACGGCTCGAACGTCGCGGGAATCGAGACGCGGGCCGAAAAGGACGGCGACGAGTACGTCATCGACGGCAACAAGATGTGGATCACGAACGGGACCGTCGCCGACGTGGCGGTCGTGATGACCAAGACCTCCCCGGGCGAGGGCCACCGGGGCATCACCGCGTTCCTCGTCCCGACCGACCTTGACGGCTTCCGGACCGAGAAGATAGACAACAAGCTCGGCATCCGGGCCTCGGACCTCGCGGAGGTCGTCCTCGACGGCGTTCGGGTCCCCGAGGAGAACGTCATCGGCGAGGTCGACAAGGGGTTCTACCAGCTGATGGACTTCTTCGCCAGCGGGCGGGCCAGCGTCGCCGCCCAGGCCGTCGGCGCGGCCTCCGCGGCGCTCGACGCGGCGCTCGACTACGCCCAGGAGCGCGAGCAGTTCGGCCAGAAGATAAGCGAGTTCCAGGCCATCCAGCACAAGTTGGCCGAGATGGCCACCAACGTCGAGGCCGCCAGGTCGCTCACCTACCGCGCGGCGTCGTACGTCGAGGACGGTGACGACCGGTTGGCCACCCGGTTCGCGAGCATGGCGAAGCTGTTCGCCAGCGAGCACGCCGTCGACGTGGCCGACGAGGCCATCCAGGTCCACGGCGGCGCGGGCTACGTCACCGACCACCCCGTCGAGCGCTACTACCGCGACGCCCGCATCACGAAGATCTACGAGGGGACCAGCGAGATACAGAAGAACATCGTTGCCGACGACCTCCTCTGA
- a CDS encoding Lrp/AsnC family transcriptional regulator, with amino-acid sequence MTDTSKSPDWDFKDRDIAILRELTRDPQLSSRQLTTILSEEYGIDVSHVTVSESIREMRNEGVFREAIIPNEEYYIFGLFEFKFNAENFAEGWRDAMEYIRDDPHTLFYFLSDGEYQWKTVMMFPDRASESRWIHECYKEHGGVIANIRNSVIHNVLKFGTDPEIFDELNEHYHE; translated from the coding sequence ATGACCGACACGAGCAAGTCGCCCGACTGGGACTTCAAGGACCGGGATATCGCCATCCTCCGGGAGTTGACCCGAGACCCCCAGTTGTCGTCGCGACAGCTCACGACGATTCTCTCCGAGGAGTACGGCATCGACGTCTCGCACGTCACCGTGAGCGAGTCCATCCGCGAGATGCGCAACGAGGGCGTCTTCCGCGAGGCGATCATCCCCAACGAGGAGTACTACATCTTCGGCCTCTTCGAGTTCAAGTTCAACGCCGAGAACTTCGCGGAGGGGTGGCGCGACGCGATGGAGTACATCCGCGACGACCCCCACACCCTCTTTTACTTCCTCTCGGACGGCGAGTACCAGTGGAAGACGGTGATGATGTTCCCCGACCGGGCCTCCGAGTCGCGGTGGATTCACGAGTGCTACAAGGAACACGGCGGCGTCATCGCCAACATCCGAAACTCGGTCATCCACAACGTGCTCAAGTTCGGCACCGACCCCGAGATCTTCGACGAGTTGAACGAACACTACCACGAGTAG
- a CDS encoding long-chain-fatty-acid--CoA ligase → MANLVTNVASVAQEHPGETAVSYEGRDLTYEQFWARTGQFAAGLADRDVGAGDRVAVYLPNVPQFVTAFHGTLRAGGIVVPMNPQYKAREISHLLADSGAKAVVTLSDLVPFVEEVKDDTDVDHVVTVGEETDAGTDFEEFLGDGQPDIVDRDDDDVAVQPYTSGTTGEPKGVQLTHRNLASNADTAAGLVPEGIRTDDRQLGVLPLFHIYGMTVVMNATLFNGGAYYPLPSWDAQQAVSLIEDERLTLMHGVPAMYNDVINQPNAEEFDLSSLRLAGVGGSGIPIEVLRRFEELYDVEVYEGYGLTETSPVTHFNSPNQGRRVGSIGKPLPGVQSKIVDREFNERPRVEEGPVDEDEFDLDEITGELVVAGPNVMKGYYNLPEANEDAFTEVDGTRWFHTGDIGYWDEDDFFYVVDRQKHMINTAGYNVYPREVEELLFEHEGVADVAVVGIPDDRRGETVKAFVVPAPGVDVTPDELKQFCLDNLAEYKHPREVEFVEELPRTTTGKVQKFELRDRESKKAAE, encoded by the coding sequence ATGGCAAACCTTGTCACGAACGTCGCGTCGGTCGCGCAGGAACACCCCGGGGAGACGGCGGTCTCCTACGAGGGCCGGGACCTCACCTACGAGCAGTTCTGGGCGCGAACGGGCCAGTTCGCCGCCGGGTTGGCCGACCGCGACGTCGGCGCCGGCGACCGGGTCGCCGTCTACCTCCCGAACGTCCCACAGTTCGTGACCGCGTTCCACGGGACGCTCCGGGCCGGCGGCATCGTGGTGCCGATGAACCCCCAGTACAAGGCCCGAGAGATCAGCCACCTGCTGGCCGACAGCGGCGCGAAGGCGGTCGTCACGCTGTCGGACCTCGTCCCGTTCGTCGAGGAGGTCAAAGACGACACCGACGTCGACCACGTCGTCACGGTCGGCGAGGAAACCGACGCCGGCACCGACTTCGAGGAGTTCCTCGGCGACGGCCAACCCGACATCGTCGACAGGGACGACGACGACGTCGCGGTCCAGCCCTACACCAGCGGGACGACCGGCGAACCGAAGGGCGTCCAGTTGACCCACCGGAACCTCGCGTCGAACGCCGACACGGCGGCGGGGCTCGTACCGGAGGGCATCCGGACCGACGACCGACAACTCGGCGTGCTCCCGCTGTTCCACATCTACGGGATGACCGTCGTGATGAACGCGACGCTGTTCAACGGCGGGGCGTACTACCCGCTACCGTCGTGGGACGCCCAGCAGGCCGTCTCGCTCATCGAGGACGAACGGCTCACGCTAATGCACGGCGTGCCGGCGATGTACAACGACGTCATCAACCAGCCGAACGCCGAGGAGTTCGACCTCTCGTCGCTCCGACTGGCGGGCGTCGGCGGGTCGGGCATCCCCATCGAGGTGCTCCGGCGGTTCGAGGAACTGTACGACGTGGAGGTGTACGAGGGCTACGGACTCACCGAAACCAGCCCGGTGACCCACTTCAACAGCCCCAATCAAGGCCGGCGGGTCGGCTCCATCGGCAAACCGCTTCCGGGCGTCCAGTCGAAGATCGTCGACCGCGAGTTCAACGAGCGCCCCCGCGTCGAAGAGGGTCCCGTAGACGAGGACGAGTTCGACCTCGACGAGATAACCGGCGAACTCGTCGTCGCCGGCCCGAACGTGATGAAAGGGTACTACAACCTGCCCGAGGCGAACGAGGACGCGTTCACGGAGGTCGACGGCACACGGTGGTTCCACACCGGCGACATCGGCTACTGGGACGAGGACGACTTCTTCTACGTGGTCGACCGCCAGAAGCACATGATCAACACGGCGGGGTACAACGTCTACCCCCGCGAGGTCGAGGAGTTGCTGTTCGAACACGAGGGCGTCGCCGACGTCGCCGTGGTCGGCATCCCCGACGACCGACGGGGCGAGACCGTCAAGGCGTTCGTGGTGCCCGCGCCGGGCGTCGACGTGACGCCCGACGAACTCAAACAATTCTGCCTGGACAACCTCGCGGAGTACAAACACCCCCGCGAGGTCGAGTTCGTCGAGGAACTCCCCCGGACCACGACCGGCAAGGTCCAGAAGTTCGAACTCCGCGACCGAGAGTCGAAGAAAGCCGCCGAGTGA
- a CDS encoding branched-chain amino acid ABC transporter permease has translation MSEDVTTERSTYRDLLDPTSLALRHKLGLLGLVAIGLLPLGVGPLMALKLTGALYFAVFAMSWDAVSGYTGQISFGHALFFAVGGYSSALLNLGWGVPPAAAILAGTVLAAVAGIVVGVPALRLEGPYLSLITLVAPLILLQIFIVFSDIFGGELGLSSPEALLTFESFETAITANYYLAFGLFVFVLVLLLAVTRSDAGAVFTAIREDEDAVAAAGLNPAKFKIFAFVLSAAVGGLAGAMFVHTPSVGSPQPSQLLVLTVSIEVIIAAVLGGMGTIVGPAVGGLVFYMLRDYLGGLTWTVPVVGVPVSELDLLLFSLVTLALLFFLPGGVVRWAIRNGRRAMRRGEPGADRAVPDGGERVEDLRTPLERTLDSYDEALRDRLNPQEGDRPTPQEDDHER, from the coding sequence ATGTCCGAGGACGTGACCACCGAACGGTCGACCTACCGCGACCTGCTCGATCCGACGTCGCTGGCGCTCCGGCACAAACTCGGCCTCCTCGGGTTGGTCGCCATCGGTCTGCTCCCGCTGGGAGTCGGCCCGCTGATGGCGCTGAAGCTCACCGGCGCGCTCTACTTCGCGGTGTTCGCGATGAGTTGGGACGCCGTCTCGGGCTACACCGGCCAGATAAGCTTCGGCCACGCGCTGTTCTTCGCGGTCGGAGGCTACTCGTCGGCGCTGCTCAACCTCGGCTGGGGCGTCCCACCGGCCGCGGCGATACTGGCCGGGACGGTGCTCGCGGCCGTCGCGGGCATCGTCGTCGGCGTGCCGGCGCTCAGGCTCGAGGGGCCGTACCTCTCGCTCATCACGCTGGTCGCGCCGCTCATCCTGCTCCAGATATTCATCGTGTTCAGCGACATCTTCGGCGGCGAACTCGGCCTGTCGAGCCCCGAGGCGCTGCTCACGTTCGAGAGCTTCGAGACGGCCATCACGGCCAACTACTACCTGGCGTTCGGGCTGTTCGTGTTCGTGCTGGTGCTGTTGCTCGCGGTCACGCGGTCGGACGCCGGCGCGGTGTTCACCGCCATCCGCGAGGACGAGGACGCGGTGGCGGCGGCCGGACTCAACCCGGCGAAGTTCAAGATATTCGCGTTCGTGCTGAGCGCCGCCGTCGGCGGCCTCGCCGGCGCGATGTTCGTCCACACCCCGTCGGTCGGGAGTCCCCAGCCGAGCCAACTGCTCGTGCTGACCGTCAGCATCGAGGTCATCATCGCCGCAGTGCTGGGCGGCATGGGGACCATCGTCGGCCCGGCGGTCGGCGGCCTGGTGTTCTACATGCTCCGGGACTACCTCGGCGGACTCACCTGGACCGTGCCGGTCGTCGGCGTGCCGGTGTCGGAACTCGACCTGCTGTTGTTCTCGCTGGTCACGCTCGCGCTGCTGTTCTTCCTGCCGGGCGGCGTCGTCCGCTGGGCGATACGGAACGGTCGGCGGGCGATGCGCCGCGGCGAACCGGGCGCCGACCGGGCGGTTCCAGACGGCGGCGAGCGGGTCGAGGACCTGCGAACGCCGCTGGAACGAACGCTCGACAGCTACGACGAGGCCTTACGCGACCGACTGAACCCGCAGGAAGGCGACCGACCGACCCCTCAGGAGGACGACCATGAGCGCTGA
- a CDS encoding thioesterase family protein, with translation MSDDPLSAIAPGFEHEATWEVGEIEPQEVADGIEIAATPEIVGYMEQTVYDGVVPRLPEGHRIVGVRIECDHRAPTPAGEEVTVSITVEEIDAEKGQLVSSATVEDDYGTAATGRMRHAAVEREMFAERVRRRFRGE, from the coding sequence GTGAGCGACGACCCGCTCTCGGCGATAGCGCCGGGGTTCGAACACGAGGCCACATGGGAGGTCGGCGAGATAGAACCCCAGGAGGTCGCCGACGGTATCGAGATCGCCGCCACCCCCGAAATCGTCGGTTACATGGAGCAGACCGTCTACGACGGCGTGGTGCCTCGACTCCCTGAGGGCCACCGCATCGTGGGCGTCCGCATCGAGTGCGACCACCGCGCGCCCACGCCCGCGGGCGAGGAAGTGACCGTCTCGATAACCGTCGAGGAGATAGACGCCGAGAAGGGCCAACTCGTCTCGTCGGCGACGGTCGAGGACGACTACGGCACCGCCGCGACCGGGCGGATGCGCCACGCGGCCGTCGAGCGCGAGATGTTCGCCGAGCGCGTCAGGCGGCGGTTCCGGGGTGAGTGA
- a CDS encoding ABC transporter ATP-binding protein, whose translation MSADSGPHGGDADGRVDDAETEAEPETPESAARAADSGGRTDPSEAVLRAEGLRVSYGEVAALRGLDFHVEAGEIVSVIGPNGAGKSTLADAVSGHLPYEGSVTYRGAEASSAGPSELVSRGLIHCTETRDLFGYMTVADNLDLGAYRHRADKRERLEFVYDLFPVLEDRSDQNARTMSGGEQQMLAIGRALMSDPDLLLLDEPTLGLAPVILDDISDGIEQIRDAGVTVVLCEQNVTFAMDHADRIYLLENGRFEREGPPETLRGDEYIRDAYLGG comes from the coding sequence GTGAGCGCCGACTCCGGACCCCACGGCGGCGACGCCGACGGACGAGTCGACGACGCCGAGACTGAGGCGGAACCCGAAACGCCCGAGTCGGCGGCGCGCGCCGCCGACTCGGGCGGACGAACCGACCCCTCGGAAGCGGTCTTGCGCGCCGAGGGCCTCCGAGTTTCCTACGGCGAGGTCGCCGCGCTCCGCGGACTCGACTTCCACGTCGAGGCGGGCGAGATAGTCTCGGTCATCGGCCCCAACGGCGCGGGCAAGTCGACGCTCGCCGACGCCGTCTCGGGCCACCTGCCCTACGAGGGGAGCGTCACCTACCGCGGCGCGGAAGCTTCGAGCGCGGGCCCGAGCGAACTCGTCTCACGGGGGTTGATTCACTGCACCGAGACGCGGGACCTGTTCGGCTACATGACCGTGGCCGACAACCTCGACCTGGGCGCGTACCGCCACCGCGCCGACAAGCGAGAGCGACTGGAGTTCGTCTACGACCTCTTCCCGGTCCTCGAAGACCGGTCGGACCAGAACGCCCGGACGATGAGCGGGGGCGAACAGCAGATGCTCGCCATCGGCCGGGCGCTGATGAGCGACCCCGACCTGCTGTTGCTCGACGAACCGACGCTCGGCCTCGCTCCGGTCATCCTCGACGATATCAGCGACGGCATCGAACAGATTCGGGACGCGGGCGTGACGGTGGTGCTCTGCGAACAGAACGTCACCTTCGCGATGGACCACGCCGACCGCATCTACCTGCTGGAGAACGGCCGGTTCGAGCGCGAAGGACCGCCGGAGACGCTCCGGGGCGACGAGTACATCCGCGACGCCTACCTCGGCGGGTAA
- a CDS encoding alpha/beta fold hydrolase: MPDHETWTDDQETTTVSVDGHELDVAYFQDGESSGGDPPVVFLHGIPTWSFLWRDVAPAVAEDRRVLAPDLLGYGNSAMHDGFDRSIRAQEAMLDDLLDRLGIDAVSLVAHDIGGGVALRYAANRPDSVERLVLSNAVCYDSWPVEFINGLGVPGTVEDLSDEELDAKLDFAFADGLYDDEGHEEFVEGMKAPWRSEEGRTSLSRNAVATNTNHTTEIDYGAITAETLLLWAGDDVLQPVSYAERLADDLQDAELSVLDEAYHWVVEDRPDAYREALRSFLSK; this comes from the coding sequence ATGCCCGACCACGAGACGTGGACCGACGACCAGGAGACGACGACCGTCTCCGTCGACGGTCACGAACTGGACGTGGCGTACTTTCAGGACGGCGAATCGAGCGGAGGCGACCCGCCGGTCGTCTTCCTCCACGGGATTCCGACGTGGTCGTTCCTCTGGCGCGACGTCGCGCCCGCCGTCGCCGAGGACCGACGCGTGCTCGCGCCCGACCTGCTGGGCTACGGCAACTCGGCGATGCACGACGGCTTCGACCGGTCGATACGCGCCCAGGAGGCGATGCTCGACGACCTGCTCGACCGCCTCGGAATCGACGCTGTCTCACTCGTCGCCCACGACATCGGCGGCGGGGTCGCCCTGCGGTACGCCGCTAACCGACCCGATTCGGTCGAGCGACTCGTGCTCTCGAACGCCGTCTGCTACGACTCCTGGCCGGTCGAGTTCATCAACGGACTCGGCGTTCCGGGAACCGTCGAGGACCTGAGCGACGAGGAACTCGACGCGAAACTCGACTTCGCGTTCGCCGACGGCCTCTACGACGACGAGGGCCACGAGGAGTTCGTCGAGGGGATGAAGGCGCCGTGGCGGTCCGAGGAGGGTCGGACCTCCCTCTCGCGCAACGCCGTGGCGACCAACACCAACCACACGACCGAAATCGACTACGGGGCGATCACGGCCGAGACGCTCCTGCTGTGGGCCGGCGACGACGTGCTCCAGCCAGTCTCGTACGCCGAGCGACTCGCCGACGACCTGCAGGACGCGGAGCTCTCGGTGCTCGACGAAGCGTACCACTGGGTCGTCGAGGACCGACCCGACGCCTACCGCGAGGCGCTCCGGTCGTTCCTGTCAAAGTGA